A genome region from Crossiella equi includes the following:
- a CDS encoding winged helix DNA-binding domain-containing protein: MTVLTTRALGRASLARQHLLHRADLSVLDAVAHLCGLQAQEPREPFTGLWSRLAGFDPAELDELLVGRQVVRTHLMRRTVHLLTAADTLAWRARHDAMLRQRVLGTYRKELDGVDLAELAAAARAVLADGQPRSMPELARAVGDRWPEPGVRPLGEVLVAALLPMVQLPPRGTWRGKGGVRNALVADWLGREPDPLAADGDLVGQALVRRYLAAFGPATTADLRAWSGIAGLPAAVKAVREELVTFRDEQGRELLDLPEAPRPDPDTPAPVRFLPAFDNALLGYADRTRIVADEHRLLSVAGERVLLVDGLVSATWTVREQTVHVTPLRTLTRAERAEVTEEGSALALFLTDKDSDRVTIE; the protein is encoded by the coding sequence GTGACCGTCCTCACCACCCGCGCCCTGGGCCGCGCCAGCCTGGCCCGCCAGCACCTCCTGCACCGCGCCGACCTGTCCGTCCTGGACGCGGTGGCGCACCTGTGCGGCCTGCAGGCACAGGAACCCCGGGAACCGTTCACCGGGCTGTGGAGCAGGCTCGCCGGGTTTGACCCCGCGGAGCTGGACGAGCTGCTGGTGGGCAGGCAGGTCGTGCGCACCCACCTGATGCGCCGCACCGTGCACCTGCTCACCGCCGCCGACACCCTCGCCTGGCGCGCCCGTCACGACGCCATGCTGCGCCAGCGGGTGCTGGGCACCTACCGCAAGGAGCTCGACGGCGTGGACCTGGCCGAGCTCGCCGCCGCCGCACGCGCGGTGCTGGCCGACGGGCAGCCGCGCTCCATGCCCGAACTGGCCCGCGCCGTCGGGGACCGCTGGCCCGAGCCCGGGGTGCGGCCGCTCGGTGAAGTGCTGGTGGCCGCCCTGCTGCCCATGGTCCAGCTGCCCCCGCGCGGCACCTGGCGTGGCAAGGGCGGGGTCCGCAACGCTTTGGTCGCCGACTGGCTCGGCCGCGAGCCCGACCCGCTGGCCGCCGACGGGGACCTGGTCGGGCAGGCGCTCGTGCGCCGCTACCTGGCGGCGTTCGGCCCGGCCACCACCGCCGACCTCCGCGCCTGGTCCGGCATCGCCGGGCTGCCCGCCGCGGTCAAGGCCGTCCGGGAGGAGCTGGTGACCTTCCGGGACGAACAGGGCCGAGAGCTGCTCGACCTGCCCGAGGCACCCCGGCCCGACCCGGACACCCCGGCGCCGGTGCGGTTCCTGCCCGCCTTCGACAACGCCCTGCTCGGCTACGCCGACCGCACCCGGATCGTCGCCGACGAGCACCGGCTGCTGTCGGTGGCGGGGGAGCGGGTGCTGCTGGTGGACGGGCTGGTCTCGGCGACCTGGACGGTGCGCGAGCAGACCGTGCACGTGACCCCGCTGCGCACCCTGACCCGCGCCGAACGCGCCGAGGTCACCGAGGAGGGCAGTGCCCTGGCCCTGTTCCTCACCGACAAGGACAGCGACCGGGTCACGATCGAGTGA
- a CDS encoding histidine phosphatase family protein, giving the protein MATLILLRHARSTANGAGTLAGRTPGVTLHEDGRTQAEDLVARFDGVPVAELVSSPLRRCEETLAPLAAKLGLTPVTEARLAEVDYGDWTGKAISDLLQEPLWKVVQQHPSAAVFPGGEGLAQVSARAVAAIREHDARITETHGKDAIWVACSHGDVIKAVLADALGTHLDSFQRILVDPASASVIHYTEHRPYVWKVNSSSTLAGLIRAERPQESATVGGSTGATAAKPEPAAQA; this is encoded by the coding sequence GTGGCGACGCTCATCCTTCTCCGGCACGCACGGTCCACGGCCAACGGCGCGGGCACCCTCGCGGGCCGCACCCCCGGGGTCACCCTGCACGAGGACGGGCGCACCCAGGCCGAGGACCTGGTGGCCCGCTTCGACGGCGTGCCGGTGGCCGAGCTGGTCTCCTCGCCGTTGCGGCGTTGCGAGGAGACCCTCGCCCCGCTGGCCGCCAAACTCGGCCTGACCCCGGTCACCGAGGCGCGCCTGGCCGAGGTCGACTACGGCGACTGGACCGGCAAGGCCATCAGCGACCTCCTCCAGGAACCCCTGTGGAAGGTCGTCCAGCAACACCCCTCCGCCGCGGTCTTCCCGGGCGGCGAGGGCCTGGCCCAGGTCTCGGCGCGGGCGGTGGCCGCCATCCGCGAACACGACGCCCGCATCACCGAGACCCACGGCAAGGACGCCATCTGGGTCGCCTGCAGCCACGGCGACGTCATCAAGGCGGTCCTGGCCGACGCCCTGGGCACCCACCTGGACTCCTTCCAGCGCATCCTGGTCGACCCGGCCTCGGCCTCGGTCATCCACTACACCGAGCACCGGCCGTACGTGTGGAAGGTCAACAGCTCCTCCACGCTGGCCGGACTGATCCGCGCCGAACGCCCGCAGGAGAGCGCCACCGTCGGCGGCTCCACCGGCGCCACCGCGGCCAAGCCCGAGCCCGCCGCCCAGGCCTGA
- a CDS encoding sensor histidine kinase, which translates to MSPVLPTSLRWRLSAVIAVVSALVAIALSLLVRTEFANVQLDDARRLQDDRIQLVVRGYEQTGAPTLGSELDSPDLPADLREAVRGGHRATSLERRDEQAWIWAAAETDGRILSTRTSYADKDDALDQLDQVLLIGSAAVVVLGTLLGVVLGARLSRRLRLAAAAARQVADGDTGVRVRDAIGDRPADETAELAQAVDAMADALQERLAAEQRVTADIAHELRTPVTGLVTAAELLPPGRPAELVRDRVTALRSLVEDVLEIARLDTATEKAELVELDLLSFLRRRTAAVLPEATVEGHPSTVLTDPRRLERVLVNLLLNARRHGHPPVQVTVRERTVGVRDHGPGFSAELLREGPSRFRTGASDRGGGHGLGLTIAAAQAKVLGGALTFANAEDGGALVTLELPEYGAD; encoded by the coding sequence GTGAGCCCGGTGCTGCCCACGAGCCTGCGCTGGCGCCTGTCGGCGGTGATCGCGGTGGTCTCGGCGCTGGTGGCGATCGCGTTGAGCCTGCTGGTGCGCACCGAGTTCGCCAACGTGCAGCTCGACGACGCCCGCCGGTTGCAGGATGACCGCATCCAGCTGGTGGTGCGCGGCTACGAGCAGACCGGCGCCCCCACCCTGGGGTCCGAACTGGACAGTCCGGACCTGCCCGCCGACCTGCGCGAGGCCGTGCGCGGCGGGCACCGGGCCACCTCGCTGGAACGCCGCGACGAGCAGGCCTGGATCTGGGCGGCGGCCGAGACCGACGGCCGGATCCTGTCCACGCGCACCTCCTACGCCGACAAGGACGACGCCCTGGACCAGCTCGACCAGGTCCTGCTCATCGGCTCGGCGGCGGTGGTCGTACTGGGCACGCTGCTGGGTGTGGTCCTGGGCGCGCGCCTGTCCCGCCGCCTGCGCCTGGCCGCCGCCGCGGCGCGTCAGGTCGCCGACGGCGACACCGGGGTACGGGTGCGCGATGCGATCGGCGACCGCCCCGCCGACGAGACCGCCGAGCTGGCCCAGGCGGTGGACGCGATGGCCGACGCCCTCCAGGAACGCCTGGCCGCCGAACAGCGTGTCACCGCCGACATCGCCCACGAGCTGCGCACCCCGGTCACCGGCCTGGTCACCGCCGCCGAGCTCCTGCCCCCGGGCCGCCCGGCCGAGCTGGTCCGCGACCGGGTCACGGCGCTGCGCTCCCTGGTCGAGGACGTGCTGGAGATCGCCCGCCTGGACACCGCCACGGAGAAGGCCGAGCTCGTCGAACTGGACCTGCTGTCCTTCCTGCGCCGCCGCACCGCGGCGGTCCTGCCGGAGGCCACGGTCGAGGGCCACCCGAGCACGGTCCTGACCGACCCCCGCCGCCTGGAACGCGTCCTGGTCAACCTGCTGCTCAACGCCCGCCGCCACGGCCACCCGCCGGTCCAGGTCACCGTGCGGGAGCGCACGGTCGGTGTCCGCGACCACGGCCCGGGATTCTCCGCCGAGCTCCTGCGCGAGGGCCCGAGCCGCTTCCGCACCGGCGCCAGCGACCGCGGCGGCGGCCACGGCCTGGGCCTGACGATCGCGGCGGCGCAGGCCAAGGTGCTGGGCGGGGCGCTGACCTTCGCCAACGCCGAGGACGGGGGCGCGCTGGTGACGCTGGAGCTGCCGGAGTACGGGGCGGACTGA
- the cseB gene encoding two-component system response regulator CseB has product MTALHVLLVEDDDVIREATQLTLERDGFRVTVAEDGLSGLDAYRSERPDVALLDIMLPGMNGVSLCRQIREEGPTPVIMMSARSDPVDVVLGLEAGADDYVTKPFDSTVLVARIRAVVRRMVRAAEQPAGDGVLRFGDLEIYRNGLEVRVAGELVELTPTELRLLLCFADSPGNVLTRDVLLEQVWDYQWGGDSRVVDVHVQRLRVKIGPERIETVRGFGYKLRG; this is encoded by the coding sequence ATGACCGCCCTGCACGTGCTGCTGGTCGAGGACGACGACGTCATCCGGGAGGCCACGCAGCTGACCCTGGAACGGGACGGGTTCCGGGTCACCGTCGCCGAGGACGGCCTGTCCGGCCTGGACGCCTACCGGAGCGAACGCCCGGACGTAGCGCTGTTGGACATCATGCTGCCCGGCATGAACGGGGTGAGCCTGTGCCGCCAGATCCGCGAGGAGGGCCCCACCCCGGTGATCATGATGTCGGCGCGTTCGGACCCGGTGGACGTGGTGCTGGGCCTGGAGGCCGGGGCCGATGACTACGTGACCAAGCCGTTCGACTCCACGGTGCTGGTGGCGCGGATCCGGGCGGTGGTGCGCCGCATGGTCCGGGCGGCCGAGCAACCGGCCGGGGACGGGGTGCTGCGGTTCGGGGACCTGGAGATCTACCGGAACGGCCTGGAGGTGCGGGTGGCCGGGGAGCTGGTGGAGCTGACGCCCACGGAGCTGCGGCTGCTGCTGTGCTTCGCCGACTCCCCCGGCAACGTGCTGACCCGGGACGTGCTGCTGGAGCAGGTGTGGGACTACCAGTGGGGCGGGGACTCGCGGGTGGTGGACGTGCACGTGCAGCGGCTGCGGGTCAAGATCGGCCCGGAACGCATCGAGACCGTGCGCGGTTTCGGCTACAAGCTGCGCGGGTGA
- a CDS encoding polysaccharide deacetylase family protein — MLTRLGPFRYVAAAVLALLVVAVVLGTRSTPGTPEPAQAPDPTANASPAPAQRPVPSGEPAKVINKVETGDRVVFLTIDDGATRRPDMVDILKRNNVKATFFLTDQYVRQDPAWYKALRDQTGGSIENHTATHPNLKGKSLEEQRAEIGPVSDTYTREFGTRPTLFRPPFGNYDDNTLKAAGEAGAKWVVYWGSEIIDGKVHFSGPKEFRPGSIVLMHFRPTFEKDVQAFLDQARANDLTPALLSDYLK; from the coding sequence ATGCTCACGCGCCTGGGACCTTTCCGCTACGTCGCCGCCGCGGTGCTCGCACTGCTGGTGGTCGCGGTCGTGCTGGGCACCCGGAGCACCCCCGGCACCCCCGAACCCGCCCAGGCCCCCGACCCGACCGCCAACGCCAGCCCCGCCCCGGCGCAGCGGCCGGTGCCCAGCGGTGAACCGGCCAAGGTGATCAACAAGGTGGAGACAGGCGACCGCGTGGTGTTCCTGACCATCGACGACGGCGCCACCCGCCGCCCGGACATGGTCGACATCCTCAAGCGCAACAACGTCAAGGCCACGTTCTTCCTCACCGACCAGTACGTCAGGCAGGACCCCGCCTGGTACAAGGCACTGCGCGACCAGACCGGCGGTTCGATCGAGAACCACACCGCCACCCACCCCAACCTCAAGGGCAAGTCCCTGGAGGAGCAGCGCGCCGAGATCGGCCCGGTCTCCGACACCTACACCCGCGAGTTCGGCACCCGCCCCACCCTGTTCCGCCCGCCCTTCGGCAACTACGACGACAACACCCTCAAGGCCGCCGGGGAGGCGGGCGCCAAGTGGGTCGTCTACTGGGGCTCGGAGATCATCGACGGCAAGGTCCACTTCTCCGGGCCCAAGGAGTTCCGGCCCGGCTCCATCGTGCTCATGCACTTCCGGCCCACCTTCGAGAAGGACGTCCAGGCCTTCCTGGACCAGGCCCGCGCCAACGACCTGACCCCCGCACTGCTCAGCGACTACCTGAAATGA
- a CDS encoding LCP family protein has product MRTRRLLTGAGKAGLALVSVAALTATAAGWYTYQRAAQDLATDNVITDEAGQPVLPKPPGTDTNILLVGVDSRTDAQGRPLSREVLDALQAGEAGGEQNTDTMMLVHVPADPTKKAFAVSLPRDSYVDIAGGFGKHKLNSAYARAKVAAAKTARGQGKDNATVEKESVTAGRKNLITTVAKLTGLTVDHYAEINLYGFSEITKAVGGIPVCLNKPVRDDFSGANFPAGQQVLEGVDALKFVRQRHGLPAGDLDRVRRQQAFLAGLANRVLSAGTLTDPGKVQGLVDALTRSVVLDQGWDLLGFAAQVQGLTGGRIQFQTIPTLRANLATPGDGVAVEVDPAKVKAFVQNLLTGDATPPVAAGGGSAGGAPVGRVKPVANTNSAQQPLDASGIPCVN; this is encoded by the coding sequence ATGCGCACCCGACGACTGCTGACCGGAGCCGGGAAGGCCGGACTGGCCCTGGTCTCCGTCGCCGCGCTCACCGCCACCGCCGCGGGCTGGTACACCTACCAGCGCGCCGCCCAGGACCTGGCCACCGACAACGTCATCACCGACGAGGCCGGTCAGCCGGTGCTGCCCAAACCGCCGGGCACCGACACCAACATCCTGCTCGTCGGCGTGGACTCCCGCACCGACGCCCAGGGCCGTCCGCTCTCCCGCGAGGTGTTGGACGCCCTGCAGGCCGGGGAGGCAGGCGGCGAGCAGAACACCGACACCATGATGCTCGTGCACGTCCCGGCCGACCCCACCAAGAAGGCCTTCGCCGTCTCCCTGCCGCGCGACTCCTACGTCGACATCGCCGGGGGCTTCGGCAAGCACAAGCTCAACTCCGCCTACGCCCGAGCCAAGGTCGCCGCCGCCAAGACCGCCCGCGGCCAGGGCAAGGACAACGCCACCGTGGAGAAGGAGTCGGTCACCGCCGGGCGCAAGAACCTGATCACCACCGTCGCCAAGCTCACCGGCCTGACCGTCGACCACTACGCCGAGATCAACCTCTACGGCTTCTCCGAGATCACCAAGGCCGTCGGCGGCATCCCGGTCTGCCTGAACAAGCCCGTGCGCGACGACTTCTCCGGTGCGAACTTCCCCGCCGGGCAGCAGGTCCTGGAAGGGGTGGACGCGCTGAAGTTCGTCCGCCAGCGCCACGGCCTGCCCGCCGGTGACCTCGACCGCGTCCGCCGCCAGCAGGCCTTCCTGGCCGGACTGGCCAACCGCGTCCTGTCCGCCGGGACGCTGACCGACCCGGGCAAGGTGCAGGGCCTGGTCGACGCGCTGACCCGCTCGGTCGTGCTCGACCAGGGCTGGGACCTGCTCGGCTTCGCCGCCCAGGTGCAGGGCCTGACCGGCGGCCGCATCCAGTTCCAGACCATCCCCACCCTGCGCGCCAACCTCGCCACCCCCGGCGACGGCGTCGCGGTGGAGGTCGACCCGGCCAAGGTCAAGGCCTTCGTGCAGAACCTGCTCACCGGTGACGCCACCCCGCCGGTGGCCGCGGGTGGCGGCTCCGCCGGGGGAGCACCGGTGGGCCGGGTCAAGCCGGTGGCCAACACCAACTCCGCCCAGCAGCCCCTCGACGCCTCCGGGATCCCCTGTGTCAACTGA
- a CDS encoding DUF6542 domain-containing protein: MSTDQRPTRTHRTTRRVHRRRLADARRAHKVAWTGLPWWATVALPLATTALGAWLGGLTLPIGLALGSVAAAALADQRVLFTAASQPPLITTLVVAAPALAGKPLLTVVSDLIGLFPWLAGTTAVVIVVAVVRMNRTRRKAVVRRASLGAVNVRETRVGAGTVSRSGRPQWQRRGEGVNADELESPPRPTAGQSADREIGRVRARAVRPVGPALPGAVERRA; the protein is encoded by the coding sequence GTGTCAACTGACCAGCGCCCCACCCGCACGCACCGGACCACCCGCCGGGTCCACCGGCGCCGCCTGGCCGATGCCCGCCGCGCCCACAAGGTGGCCTGGACCGGGCTGCCCTGGTGGGCCACCGTCGCCCTGCCCCTGGCCACCACCGCGCTGGGCGCCTGGCTCGGCGGGCTCACGCTGCCGATCGGGCTCGCCCTGGGCAGCGTGGCCGCGGCGGCGCTGGCCGACCAACGGGTGCTGTTCACCGCCGCGAGCCAACCGCCCTTGATCACCACACTCGTGGTGGCCGCCCCCGCCCTCGCGGGAAAACCGCTGCTCACCGTGGTCTCCGACCTCATCGGCCTGTTCCCCTGGCTGGCCGGTACCACAGCCGTGGTGATCGTGGTCGCGGTGGTGAGGATGAACCGCACGCGGCGCAAAGCCGTAGTCAGGAGAGCCTCGCTCGGCGCAGTGAACGTGCGTGAGACGCGCGTGGGGGCGGGCACGGTCTCCCGGAGCGGGCGGCCGCAGTGGCAGCGTCGAGGCGAAGGGGTGAACGCCGATGAGCTTGAGAGCCCGCCACGCCCGACGGCTGGCCAGTCTGCTGACCGCGAGATCGGGCGCGTACGTGCTCGTGCGGTACGACCGGTCGGCCCAGCGTTACCAGGTGCAGTGGAGCGGCGGGCCTGA
- a CDS encoding ATP-binding protein: protein MIVLSLEIGSDPHRLPAVAAELAPVLARLFPPARAEVLGRAVREAVANAIHHGNAADPRAAVGITLALTGEELHIHVTDQGPGFVPAPTPSACHPASLLRPHGGGLPLILGAVDGVDVTRGGDRFQFTLRARLPVPRQDAAA, encoded by the coding sequence ATGATCGTGCTCAGCCTGGAGATCGGCAGCGACCCGCACCGGCTGCCCGCCGTGGCCGCCGAGCTGGCACCGGTGCTGGCCCGCCTGTTCCCGCCCGCCCGCGCCGAGGTCCTCGGCCGGGCGGTGCGGGAGGCGGTGGCCAATGCCATCCACCACGGCAACGCCGCCGACCCGCGTGCCGCGGTCGGCATCACCCTGGCCCTGACCGGCGAGGAGCTGCACATCCACGTCACCGACCAGGGCCCCGGCTTCGTGCCCGCCCCGACCCCCTCGGCCTGCCACCCGGCCTCGCTGCTGCGCCCGCACGGCGGCGGCCTGCCGCTGATCCTGGGCGCTGTCGACGGGGTGGACGTCACCCGAGGCGGTGACCGCTTCCAGTTCACCCTCCGCGCCCGGCTGCCCGTGCCCCGGCAGGACGCCGCGGCGTGA
- a CDS encoding hemerythrin domain-containing protein, with translation MTTTRVPLADTRDMYMIHTAFRREFGLAPDLVRAVPAGEVARARVVADHVELLDEVLHHHHGAEDRHLWPRLLARVPQAVAPLVHTMESQHQAIDDLHTELRTALAAWRTTADPVRGLELAGVLERLLPLLTEHLELEERHVLPLIGQHVTAAEWDAMVAEAGATLDPGLFPLVFGMCMYEGEPEVVAYSIANMPPELRPVLAGLATEAFRAHSLRVHGTGTPPRVLG, from the coding sequence TTGACCACCACCCGCGTGCCACTGGCCGACACGCGTGACATGTACATGATCCACACGGCCTTCCGCCGCGAGTTCGGCCTGGCACCGGACCTGGTGCGCGCCGTGCCCGCCGGGGAGGTGGCGCGGGCACGGGTCGTGGCCGACCACGTCGAGCTGCTGGACGAGGTCCTGCACCACCACCACGGCGCCGAGGACCGGCACCTGTGGCCGCGACTGCTGGCCCGGGTTCCGCAGGCGGTCGCGCCGCTGGTGCACACGATGGAGTCCCAGCACCAGGCCATCGACGACCTGCACACCGAGCTGCGCACCGCGCTGGCCGCGTGGCGCACCACCGCCGACCCGGTGCGCGGGTTGGAGCTGGCCGGGGTGCTGGAGCGGCTGCTGCCGCTGCTGACCGAGCACCTGGAGCTGGAGGAACGGCACGTGCTGCCGCTGATCGGGCAGCACGTCACCGCGGCGGAGTGGGACGCCATGGTGGCCGAGGCCGGTGCCACGCTGGATCCCGGGCTGTTCCCGCTGGTCTTCGGCATGTGCATGTACGAGGGCGAGCCCGAGGTGGTGGCGTACTCGATCGCGAACATGCCACCGGAGCTCAGGCCGGTGCTCGCCGGGCTGGCGACCGAGGCCTTCCGGGCGCACTCGCTGCGCGTGCACGGCACCGGGACCCCGCCCCGCGTGCTGGGCTGA
- a CDS encoding peptide deformylase, whose product MVSDEEPSGEDVVHLDAFIAELRRWRDVRGLSRTALAGAMGYSRSYVSKVESAHERPSREFAKAADEALRAAGALRRAWRDYDANRPATIRLVQPGPEVTADATAGSLVVEHDDAALHFDGRNYRATMRRKLVNSGTEPITRYLIRIAVDRYPDNPELSNRLYRDNPLTWAELDLTAWWGEGRAEPMHWVAQHDRDAFKEVWLLFANDSGHFPLYPGQSTWIEYTYTVRADKWGPWFRRAVRLPTKRLSMRLDFPAELEPSVWGLHTSMTAEAMPFRTAIEERRENGRRVYTWATEDPPMHARYRLEWHFRAAPPAETDSTPQPSQVMQSLGILQREDPLLHRPARPFVLPDEAEDARRVLSEMRTAANRICRAHTFGKGMGLAANQLGIDRAAALVLPPGSEDMIVLFNPRIIEIGDQTDEQYEGCLSFFDVRGLVTRPLALHVEHQELSGARRITIFSHGVARLVAHEVDHLHGVLYPERMRTGAETIPVAEYKGTGAAWQYKEM is encoded by the coding sequence GTGGTGTCTGACGAGGAGCCCTCGGGCGAGGACGTGGTGCACCTGGACGCGTTCATCGCCGAGCTGCGGCGGTGGCGTGACGTGCGCGGGCTCTCCCGCACGGCCCTGGCCGGGGCCATGGGCTACAGCCGGTCCTATGTCTCGAAGGTGGAGAGCGCTCACGAACGACCCTCCCGGGAGTTCGCCAAGGCCGCTGACGAGGCATTACGCGCGGCCGGAGCGCTGCGGCGGGCCTGGCGCGACTACGACGCCAACCGCCCGGCCACGATCCGCCTGGTCCAGCCCGGCCCCGAGGTCACCGCGGACGCGACCGCGGGCAGCCTGGTCGTCGAGCACGACGACGCCGCGCTGCACTTCGACGGCCGCAACTACCGGGCCACCATGCGCCGCAAGCTGGTCAACTCCGGCACCGAGCCGATCACCCGCTACCTGATCCGGATCGCGGTGGACCGCTACCCGGACAACCCGGAGCTGTCCAACCGGCTCTACCGCGACAACCCGCTGACCTGGGCGGAGCTGGACCTGACCGCCTGGTGGGGCGAGGGCCGCGCCGAGCCGATGCACTGGGTGGCCCAGCACGACCGGGACGCGTTCAAGGAGGTATGGCTGCTCTTCGCCAACGACAGCGGCCACTTCCCGCTCTACCCGGGGCAGAGCACCTGGATCGAGTACACCTACACCGTGCGGGCCGACAAGTGGGGCCCGTGGTTCCGGCGCGCGGTGCGCCTGCCCACCAAGCGACTATCCATGCGGCTGGACTTCCCGGCCGAGCTGGAGCCGTCGGTGTGGGGCCTGCACACCTCGATGACCGCGGAGGCCATGCCCTTCCGCACCGCCATCGAGGAACGCCGCGAGAACGGGCGCCGGGTCTACACCTGGGCCACCGAGGACCCGCCCATGCACGCCCGCTACCGGCTGGAATGGCATTTCCGCGCCGCCCCGCCCGCCGAGACCGACAGCACCCCGCAGCCCAGCCAGGTCATGCAGTCGCTGGGCATCCTCCAGCGCGAGGACCCGCTGCTGCACCGCCCGGCCCGCCCGTTCGTGCTCCCCGACGAGGCCGAGGACGCCCGCCGGGTGCTCTCGGAGATGCGCACCGCCGCGAACCGGATCTGCCGGGCGCACACCTTCGGCAAGGGCATGGGCCTGGCGGCCAACCAGCTGGGCATCGACCGGGCCGCCGCGCTGGTGCTGCCACCGGGCAGCGAGGACATGATCGTGCTGTTCAACCCGCGCATCATCGAGATCGGCGACCAGACCGACGAGCAGTACGAGGGCTGCCTGAGCTTCTTCGACGTGCGCGGCCTGGTCACCCGGCCGCTGGCGCTGCACGTGGAGCACCAGGAGCTCAGCGGCGCCCGCCGGATCACGATCTTCAGCCACGGCGTGGCGCGGCTGGTCGCGCACGAGGTGGACCACCTGCACGGGGTGCTCTATCCCGAACGCATGCGCACCGGCGCCGAGACCATCCCGGTCGCGGAGTACAAGGGCACCGGGGCGGCCTGGCAGTACAAGGAGATGTGA